A genomic segment from Nicotiana tabacum cultivar K326 chromosome 9, ASM71507v2, whole genome shotgun sequence encodes:
- the LOC107805375 gene encoding uncharacterized protein LOC107805375 → MEGWSMNPGFSDHCPLSVNFDTRSQACGKPFKFLNCLASLNSFEETVQHNWRSRNGRHTMLTMENKLKKLKVALKLMNKEEFSGIDNKIQDARWRLENLQSQMSIPGQDIEQVELERATKLELEKWLMNLDEGEVEILSFYRGYLLIRPVSREEVKQALMGIDDKKAPGCDGYNSCFFKKTWHIVGEEVTAAVQEFFESADMCKAINCTTITLILKVQNLTNIRDFRPISYCTVLYKLISNVITTRMQGVMEDLVDNCQAAFVLGRLIIDNILMSHELVKGCGRENISPRCMLKIDMQKAYDSVEWLYLGVPLSTKRLSTIQCEPLIEKMLNMIQSWTTKFLLYADRAVLVKSVLFATQTFWAQIFMLPKKVIQFIETMCRRFLWTGNAEPIRKALIAWEKLCSPKVAGGLNFIDVELWNEVAICKLLWNIYTRKEKLWIHWVHTYYIKGHTVWSTEPKSASWAIQKIFQAKEYFAKPGLNEEDVQRMRLATKERLARWGVVTDQTCSLCNKEIETVQHMFFKCEITGKIWNGLLSWQGIQRTQHAWQEEITWLAKVTKGKSARAAICRMTLAAAVYHCWQ, encoded by the exons ATGGAGGGGTGGTCTATGAATCCTGGATTCTCAGATCACTGCCCTTTAAGTGTGAATTTTGATACCAGAAGCCAAGCATGTGGGAAACCTTTCAAATTCCTTAACTGCCTGGCAAGTttaaattcttttgaagagaCAGTTCAACACAATTGGAGATCCAGAAATGGTAGACATACAATGCTAACAATGGAGAATAAACTTAAGAAGCTGAAAGTGGCACTGAAACTGATGAATAAGGAAGAGTTCAGTGGAATTGATAACAAAATACAAGATGCTAGATGGAGATTAGAAAATTTGCAAAGCCAAATGAGTATCCCAGGCCAAGATATAGAGCAGGTTGAGCTGGAAAGAGCAACAAAATTGGAGCTAGAAAAATGGTTAATG AATCTAGATGAGGGGGAGGTAGAGATCCTGAGTTTCTATAGGGGTTACTTG TTAATCAGACCTGTTAGTAGAGAAGAAGTGAAGCAAGCTCTAATGGGCATTGATGATAAAAAGGCTCCAGGGTGTGATGGGTATAATTCCTGCTTCTTTAAGAAGACATGGCACATTGTGGGAGAGGAAGTTACTGCAGCAGTTCAAGAGTTTTTTGAGAGTGCAGATATGTGTAAAGCCATTAATTGCACAACAATCACACTGATTCTAAAAGTTCAGAATCTAACAAACATAAGAGACTTTAGACCCATTTCCTATTGCACAGTTTTATATAAGCTCATCTCAAATGTGATTACTACAAGAATGCAAGGGGTGATGGAAGACTTGGTGGATAACTGCCAAGCTGCCTTTGTACTTGGAAGATTGATCATAGATAATATACTTATGAGTCATGAATTGGTAAAAGGTTGTGGAAGAGAGAATATATCTCCAAGATGTATGCTTAAAATAGACATGCAGAAAGCCTATGATTCTGTGGAGTGGCT ATATTTAGGTGTTCCTTTGAGTACTAAGAGATTGTCTACTATACAGTGTGAGCCCCTAATAGAGAAGATGTTGAACATGATCCAGAGCTGGACTACAAAGTTCTTGTTGTATGCAGATAGAGCAGTACTGGTGAAGAGTGTGCTATTTGCTACACAAACGTTTTGGGCACAGATCTTTATGTTACCTAAGAAAGTAATACAGTTCATAGAAACTATGTGTAGAAGGTTTCTTTGGACAGGTAATGCTGAACCAATTAGAAAGGCTTTGATAGCTTGGGAGAAACTATGCTCACCTAAGGTTGCAGGGGGATTGAACTTCATTGATGTGGAATTGTGGAATGAAGTTGCTATCTGCAAATTGCTATGGAATATCTATACTAGGAAGGAGAAGCTATGGATACACTGGGTACACACTTACTATATAAAGGGCCATACAGTCTGGAGTACAGAACCAAAGAGTGCTTCCTGGGCAATCCAAAAGATATTTCAGGCTAAGGAATACTTTGCTAAGCCAGGATTGAATGAAGAAGATGTTCAGAGGATG AGGCTAGCAACCAAAGAGAGACTGGCAAGATGGGGAGTAGTTACAGATCAGACATGCTCGCTGTGCAATAAGGAAATTGAGACAGTACAACATATGTTCTTCAAGTGTGAGATAACAGGGAAGATCTGGAATGGTTTATTGAGTTGGCAAGGAATACAAAGAACACAGCATGCATGGCAGGAAGAGATTACATGGTTGGCAAAAGTGACAAAAGGAAAGAGTGCAAGGGCAGCAATATGCAGAATGACACTAGCAGCTGCTGTTTATCATTGTTGGCAATAG